The sequence CAGTGCAAAGCGGTTGCCTTCGACGTGGGCGATGATCGCTTTGGTGATCGTGCGGTAGTTCAGCGCGTGGTCGATGTCGTTGTCACGCACCGCTTCCTGCGCGGCATACAGGATGGTCAGGTTGATCAGCACATCCTGCTTGTTGAGGATTTCGTCCTCGTTGATCCCGATAAAGGTGCGCAAGCGCAGATCCTTGACCCGGATGCGCGCCATTCCCGGTTGAAGTTGTGGCATTTACTTGCTCCGTCCAATCAATTGCAGGAACTCCTGACGGGTGTTGCTCGACTCGCGGAACGCGCCGAGCATGACCGAGGTGTTCATGGTCGAATTCTGTTTCTCGACACCGCGCATCATCATGCACATGTGCCTGGCCTCGATCACCACGGCGACCCCGGCGGCTTCGGTGACCTGTTGCACCGCATCGGCGATTTGCCGGGTGAGGTTTTCCTGAATCTGCAGGCGCCGGGCGAACATGTCCACCAGTCGCGCGATCTTCGACAGACCCAGTACTTTGCCCGTCGGAATATAAGCCACATGGGCCTTGCCGATGAAGGGCAACAGGTGATGTTCGCACAACGAGTACAACTCGATGTCGGCGACGATGATCATTTCGTCGCTGTCGGAGGCAAACAGCGCGCCATTGACGATCTCGTCGACGCTCTGTTCGTAACCGTGACACAGGTATTGCATGGCCTTGGCCGCGCGCAGCGGGGTGTCGAGCAATCCTTCACGATCGGGATCTTCACCGAGGCCGATGAGGATTTCGCGGTAATTCTCGGGCAGTGAGCGGGCCATGGAAATCCTCGCAGGCAGGCGTTATTTGAGGTGCCGTCCGCCGTTGACGGTCAGGGTCGTACCGGTGACATAGGGGTTGTCGAGCAGATAGCGCAGGCTCTGGTAGACCACTTCGCTGCCGGGTTCGATGCCCAGCGCGGATTTGGCCAGGGCCTTGGCGCGGTACGCCGCGTCGTCGTCGGGATTGAACAATAGCAGGGCTGGTGCGATGCCGTTGACCTTGATCGCCGGCGCATAGCGAGCGGCGAAGGACAGCGTCAGGCTGTCGAGCCCGGCTTTGCTGGCGCAATAGCCGATGTGCTTGCTGCTGCCTTTGCGAGTGACATCGTCGCTGATATGGATGATGTCGGCGGGCGTCGAGCGCTGCAGCAATTCGCCACAGTGCAGATTGATCAGATACGGCGCGAGCATGTGCAGGTTGAACATGCGCGTGAACGCTTCGGCTTCGCTGTCCGGAATTTCGGCCAGCCACTCGGAGGCGTTGTGCACGATGGCGCGCAGGCGGTCGGTGTGGGTTTTCAGTTCGTTGATGAAGGCGAGAATCCCGGCTTCGCTGGAGAAGTCCGCGAACAGGCCGGCGGCGCCCAGATCTCGTAGCGTCTGTACGCCGGGGCGTTCGCTGCGGTAGGTGAAGATGACGCGATAGCCGTCCTCGAGTAACCGCTGCGCGCAATGCAGGCCGACACGCTGGCCAGCACCGGTGATGAGGATCGGGGCGGAGGAATCAGGCATGAACGGCTCGCATCGAGGTGGGAGCAAAAACTATAACAGCGACATGGCTTGCCCACCTATCGTCGGCTGTCCCCATTACTGTGGGAGCGAGCCTGCTCGCGAAAGCGGTGTCTCAGTCGACATCAATGTTGAAGGTCAGTCCGTATTCGCGAGCAGGCTCGCTCCCATACAGAGATCATCGATTCTGTGCGGAAGACGTCACTGGCAACGGGCGCACCGGCGTGCTGTTCAGCCAGTTCGCGAGCAACCGCGTCGACAGCGGAATAAAGAGGTAAACCATCAGCGGCGTCAGGCACGCCGTGCTGATCAACACACGCGGCAACAAACTCATGTCAGCGAGCAACGGCCCGAGGACAAAGTTGAACAGCAATGACACCGGAAAGAACGCCAGCCAGATCGCGACAGCCTGCTTCCAGCGCGGTGGCCGCTGACCGGCTGCGCCAAACCAGCCTTCGATGCCGCTGACCCGATGTTCCTTGGGGTGGGCAAACAGGTCGCTGCCACGATCCAGCCACGCCGTGCGCGAAGCCGAATGCTCCCACGCATGCAGCGTCTGTTCATCGACGAAACGGAAAATGATTTGAAACTCGTTATCACCGGGCGGCGGAGCGAGCACGCCAGAGCCGAGATAACCGGGAAAGTCAGTGGCCAGTTGTTCGCCTTCGCGCAGCCAGGCGATCAAATCCTGATAACGGCCGTCGGCGACGCGACGGGCAACCATCAGCGTGACGGGGGAAGTAGACATTTTGTATCTCCGTATTTCG comes from Pseudomonas sp. RU47 and encodes:
- the folE gene encoding GTP cyclohydrolase I FolE encodes the protein MARSLPENYREILIGLGEDPDREGLLDTPLRAAKAMQYLCHGYEQSVDEIVNGALFASDSDEMIIVADIELYSLCEHHLLPFIGKAHVAYIPTGKVLGLSKIARLVDMFARRLQIQENLTRQIADAVQQVTEAAGVAVVIEARHMCMMMRGVEKQNSTMNTSVMLGAFRESSNTRQEFLQLIGRSK
- a CDS encoding antibiotic biosynthesis monooxygenase, which produces MSTSPVTLMVARRVADGRYQDLIAWLREGEQLATDFPGYLGSGVLAPPPGDNEFQIIFRFVDEQTLHAWEHSASRTAWLDRGSDLFAHPKEHRVSGIEGWFGAAGQRPPRWKQAVAIWLAFFPVSLLFNFVLGPLLADMSLLPRVLISTACLTPLMVYLFIPLSTRLLANWLNSTPVRPLPVTSSAQNR
- the folX gene encoding dihydroneopterin triphosphate 2'-epimerase; the encoded protein is MPQLQPGMARIRVKDLRLRTFIGINEDEILNKQDVLINLTILYAAQEAVRDNDIDHALNYRTITKAIIAHVEGNRFALLERLTQELLDLVMSNGSVLYAEVEVDKPHALRFAESVSITLAASRELQASSTKL
- the folM gene encoding dihydromonapterin reductase, with protein sequence MPDSSAPILITGAGQRVGLHCAQRLLEDGYRVIFTYRSERPGVQTLRDLGAAGLFADFSSEAGILAFINELKTHTDRLRAIVHNASEWLAEIPDSEAEAFTRMFNLHMLAPYLINLHCGELLQRSTPADIIHISDDVTRKGSSKHIGYCASKAGLDSLTLSFAARYAPAIKVNGIAPALLLFNPDDDAAYRAKALAKSALGIEPGSEVVYQSLRYLLDNPYVTGTTLTVNGGRHLK